Part of the Polaribacter sp. Hel1_33_78 genome is shown below.
ATTCTAACTTGCCTTTTAACGCTTTTGTATTATGAGTTTGCTTTCTATACTTTTTAATGACCCCTTTCCGAACTAAAGCCTCTACTTCTGCCAAATACAGTTCAAAATAGACTTCTAATAAATTAAGATGCTGTCGTTTTACATGAGCCGTTCCAGAAGATTCTGCTTTTAGTCTACCACAAGCTTTCAACATTTTAATTAAAACGCCTTTCCACTTATTATCGTCATCATCTTTATCTGCTTTGGGATGTATTTCTATAGTTAATCCATCTACCTGTATAACACCAACATATTGATTGAATTTAATCCCTTTTGCAATAGGCTCAAAGTAATTACCATCATGGTATTCGTTGAGCTTTAAAAGCGCATCTAAATGTGCTTGTTTAAAAATTTTCCCATCCACTAGTAATCGTTGATGTTCAAAAACAGATATGGATTTATGCGCTTTCAAGACTTACTTTTCTTTGGTTTCAAGTAATTGTTTTAAAGCTTCGATAATATTTGACTCATCAATTGTTTTCATTAAAAAAGTTGGTGTTACAAATTCGTCTTTTCCTTCGTACTTAAAACTTGAAAATTTTAATCCTTCATTCTTTCTTCTTTTAACAAAACCTTTGCCTAAGACCAAACCTATTTTACCATAATCTCCATAGAAATACTCTTGCAATAATGGTGCAATCTTATTCTTAAATGCGCTTACAAGTTTTTGCTGCGTATTTACATTTACAAAATATGAATGCCCAATCGTATGATCTCTATCTATTAGTAATTCTATCCTTTGATTTATTGTTTCTAACACATCCGAAAGATTATAATCTCCTACTTTTTCGTTTTTAATGACAGTATAATCTGGCATCATCTCCTTAAACTCAAAACGACGACGTAAAGCAGTATCTAGAGCTTCTACACTTCTATCTGCTGTATTCATAGTTCCAACAATATATAAGTTAGAAGGAACAGAAAACTGACCTTTAGAATAAGGCAAGGTTATTACTAATTCATTTGCTTCTCCTAATCGTTTATCTTCTTCCAATAATGTTATTAATTCACCAAAAATTGCGGAAACGTTTCCTCTGTTAATTTCATCAACTACTAGAACAACTCTAGAAGATTCAGATCCGAATTTTCTTGACATCTCAGTAAAAACACCAGAGTCAAATTGTAATAATATCTCTTCATCAGTAAGATCTATTTCCTTTAGTTCTTCATTCTCATTATTTGATTCAAAATCATTTTTTTCAAAATTTAGAAGTGCTTTAAAAACGGCATAAAACTCTGTTGTTCTTGGCGTAACACCAACCACATCTCTGACTTCTTGAAGATGATTGATCTCATTTACGGACTTATAAGTATCATATAATTTTTGTATGTTTTCTTTTGTTAATGGTGCCACATGTGTCACAAGAGAACCTTCTGCTCTGGCATGTATAGAATCGTTTTTATTTACTCTAAATATTTCCACAAAACTACCTGTTTTCGTCTCGCATGTAAAAAAGGCTTCTTTAGCTATTTTTTCTCTAGCCATTTCTATGAAAGCCTCATACAATTGACTATAGGTATAACCCGAATTACTTTCAATATGGAATTCTTTATAAGAATAATAGGCTGCTCTTGCTGCTGCCTGCTTAAAAATACCACCTTGAATTTCATAAGAAATGTCTTGATTATCTTTTTCAGTATCATCTACAATTACTGGTTTTATACCTTCTACAAAATCCTCATAACTCATCGATTGATGAAATGTAGTAAACATGACTTGTTTACGCTTTGATAAAGTATCAAAGTCTTTTTTTACAATTTGCCTATCAACTGCTTTTACTTCATCAAAAGTTTTATTCTGAATAATTGCAACTGCTTCTGTAACCGTGTTGTAAGTTTTACCTGTACCTGGTGGACCGTAAAAGATTTGATTCTTAGATTGATTGCTAAAATTATTTACAGACTTAGTCTTAGCTTTTATACCATGTCCTTCTTTTAAAAACTCTATAAAAGCTTTTACCGAAGCAGAATAAAAACCATTGTTACCATATGATGGCGCAGAAGCATAAAAATATTTGCCCTTTTTATCTCTTTGGTTTTCTATTAAATCTTGATATAATAATGTCAGTATCGCAATATTTTTCTCTAAATAAATATCTTTCCCTAAGGTTTCATTCAGAATATCTATGGCACATAAATAAGAATTAATTTTATTACTATTTTCAATTCCTCTTAACCAATTTGAGAATTTTTCTCTTATTGTTTCTGATTTTATATTATCGGAAGACTTAACCTCTTTAGATGCTTCCTTTAATTTGTTCTTTAAATTTAATTGTAATTCATCGAACTTATCATCACTAGGAATTAAATCATCAATGCCAGACTCTAAAACTGTTTGTTGAATTATTGGATAGTTAATATTTAACCAATTATAAATTAACTCTGGATTATCTATTTTGAACTCTCCAATATTTTTATAAGCTCGAATACCTTTAGGATCCCACTTTACATCATTAAATTTACTTGCCAAATTCTTATAAAAACGAATCAACTCTTGATTAGTTTCACCAGGGAAAACAATCTCTAAAAGCACTCTAAATTTGTTTTCTGTAGGTTTAAAAACCAAACCAACACTTCTAGTAGCGTTAGCACCACCACTCCTGTTAACTATACCTACAAAACAATAATTATTGTTACCTTGAAATACTAAACCATGTGCAAATTTACCACCAAGGAAATTCTTATCTTTTTTAGATGCACGTTGTCGCACCATAAAATTAAAACTTGGATCAATAGTATTTCTATAATTAAGTAAATACTCATGTATTTTTTGATGAAAGTGCATATCTCTTTATTTTATAACATTGTGTGTTTTACCTTCATCAAAATTTTCTATGAAAGTTATTCTTTTTTTTTTCAACTCGTCTAGATTATTTGAACACGATTTTTTATTTGTTATGAGGCAATGCCCTACAAATTCGGTTTAAGAATTATATGGTAAAACTTTTTTGTTTGCTTTTTTAGTTTTCAAATAAGGTAAAAACTAAAGGTATGCAATCTGCTTAAATACTGCAATAGGAAACAAATTAAATGACATTTTCAAATAATTGCGTGCCACTTGTAAATGAAGTTATAAAAGTAATCACCATCCTGCACCTATTTTATGATATCGGTCATAGTCGTAATTCTTTAGGTGTTTCAGTTACAACTATTTATATCATTTGTGGTTTTATCTAGTGTATTTGTATATACAAAATTGGATTGTATAAGTAATTAGGTTTGTATTTGCTATTAATTGCATATAGTGTTGCAAACAGTAATTTTTAAACTCAAAATTTTATTATTTTTTCCCTCTAATTATTGGTCCAAATTTCTTTTTTAAATTTTCAAATTCTTCTTTTGTAATCATATCAATTTCCAGTAACTCTTTAGCTTCTTTTAATTTGGAAATAGCTTCTTCTCTCGTCATTTTTCTGTTTTTGAGTAAAACCTCACCAGACTCAATAGCCAATTCAGTGTCCATTACACTCAAATATTTGTTTATACCAAATGCTCTTCCATTCATTTCTCCAAGCACCATAATTAGGTATAAAGGTTTGTTTTTACTACCTCTATGGTATGCTTTTATTTCCTTTACTATAGCTTTGGAGTTTTTGATACTATTACTAGCCATTGCTTGGGCATCTCCATTCATAGATGCCATAATACTTCCAAAACCAGCAGGCCTTCCCATTTTCACGAATTCGTAAGTTTTTTTTATTGTACTTCTAGATTTAGAAATTCCTCCTCGAGCTTTATTACCATAGCTCCCTGTGTATGTTTTTGAACTAAATTCTTGAGATGTCGGATTTCCTAGAATAACAGTATCCCCAACTTTAATAATATTTTTGTTCACTGTTTGATATCTGGTAATAGATGTTCTGTTTTTAATTTTTTTAAAAAAATTTATATCTTGAGTGTTCTCATAAGACAAAGAATCTAATTCTCTTTGTGCACTGATACTCGTAATTGTTACTAAAGTTACTGCAAATAATGTTATGATTTTTTTCATGGTTTTTGTTATTAAAGTTTAATTTGGTTTATTTTTTAAAATATGCGGTAAAGGTAGTTTGCCAAAGCAGCTCTCTGTTGCGGTAAACCGCAATTAGAAATGTGGATTTCCGCAAAACTAGTATGTGTCTATGCTTTGTGAATTTTTAAAAATCGATGCTAAGTCCTTGAGATAATTATACCTGCACTGCTTTATAAAAAGTAAATTGCATTTTCAACTGATTAAAGTTTACTGGTTATTTGAAGCTATCTTATTGGAGGCTTAGAATTCTCTAACCATCTGCAAGCTGGATGACATAAATCATATTTTATAGCTATAATTCCTATTATTTTTGGTTCGAAATAAATTGCACCAATTACGAATTTTTATAAATGATAAAACTTCCACTTATCCAAA
Proteins encoded:
- a CDS encoding McrB family protein is translated as MHFHQKIHEYLLNYRNTIDPSFNFMVRQRASKKDKNFLGGKFAHGLVFQGNNNYCFVGIVNRSGGANATRSVGLVFKPTENKFRVLLEIVFPGETNQELIRFYKNLASKFNDVKWDPKGIRAYKNIGEFKIDNPELIYNWLNINYPIIQQTVLESGIDDLIPSDDKFDELQLNLKNKLKEASKEVKSSDNIKSETIREKFSNWLRGIENSNKINSYLCAIDILNETLGKDIYLEKNIAILTLLYQDLIENQRDKKGKYFYASAPSYGNNGFYSASVKAFIEFLKEGHGIKAKTKSVNNFSNQSKNQIFYGPPGTGKTYNTVTEAVAIIQNKTFDEVKAVDRQIVKKDFDTLSKRKQVMFTTFHQSMSYEDFVEGIKPVIVDDTEKDNQDISYEIQGGIFKQAAARAAYYSYKEFHIESNSGYTYSQLYEAFIEMAREKIAKEAFFTCETKTGSFVEIFRVNKNDSIHARAEGSLVTHVAPLTKENIQKLYDTYKSVNEINHLQEVRDVVGVTPRTTEFYAVFKALLNFEKNDFESNNENEELKEIDLTDEEILLQFDSGVFTEMSRKFGSESSRVVLVVDEINRGNVSAIFGELITLLEEDKRLGEANELVITLPYSKGQFSVPSNLYIVGTMNTADRSVEALDTALRRRFEFKEMMPDYTVIKNEKVGDYNLSDVLETINQRIELLIDRDHTIGHSYFVNVNTQQKLVSAFKNKIAPLLQEYFYGDYGKIGLVLGKGFVKRRKNEGLKFSSFKYEGKDEFVTPTFLMKTIDESNIIEALKQLLETKEK